In Polyodon spathula isolate WHYD16114869_AA chromosome 11, ASM1765450v1, whole genome shotgun sequence, one genomic interval encodes:
- the LOC121322872 gene encoding rhomboid-related protein 4-like isoform X1 encodes MRSRQRGVNLGLLLLISQLFRIGPSNVPPVTLATLGLNIYLFLAPQKQLLDVCISVQNAYIYKDWTRLIFSPFYHADDWHLYFNMVSLLWKGIKLERRLGSPWFAYIIGVFSLLTGVVYIMLEMVLTEFTKDRSYSRQCAVGFSGVLFALKVINNHYFPGGVAHVFGFPVANKYACWVELVAIHLVSPGTSFVGHLAGIVVGLLYTKGPLKKIMKICAGVVSSDGGYSRGSYFNYSGYSGLRSLPRRSNAYNAYTPYNQYSPNNTYSASNEAPVYGSGEEQYQAAIRANLNDQGSGHAPRRSNYGFNIPTGPLTQEEIRQRRLNRFEG; translated from the exons ATGAGATCAAGACAAAGAGGAGTGAATCTGGGCTTGCTTCTGCTCATTTCCCAGCTCTTTCGAATAGGACCTAGTAATGTCCCCCCTGTAACTCTTGCTACTCTGGGGCTAAACATTTACCTTTTCCTGGCCCCTCAAAAGCAATTGCTGGACGTGTGCATCAGTGTACAGAATGCCTATATCTACAAGGACTGGACACGTCTTATCTTCTCCCCCTTTTACCATGCCGATGACTGGCATCTATACTTTAACATGGTGTCTTTGCTGTGGAAAGGAATAAAGCTAGAGAGAAGACTTGGCAGCCCATGGTTTGCCTACATCATTGGAGTTTTTTCTCTGCTGACTGGTGTTGTATACATCATGTTGGAAATGGTGTTAACTGAATTTACAAAGGATCGATCGTACAGTAGGCAGTGTGCAGTGGGTTTCTCAG gtgtCTTGTTTGCCTTGAAGGTGATAAACAACCATTATTTCCCAGGGGGTGTTGCACATGTGTTTGGATTCCCAGTTGCCAACAAGTATGCTTGCTGGGTTGAGCTTGTAGCTATTCATTTGGTTTCACCTGG GACTTCTTTTGTTGGGCATCTGGCAGGCATTGTTGTTGGACTGCTGTACACCAAAGGGCCTCTGAAAAAGATAATGAAAATATGTGCAG gagttGTGTCTTCTGATGGCGGTTATTCAAGAGGTTCATATTTCAATTATTCAG GATACAGTGGATTGAGAAGTTTACCAAGAAGATCTAATGCATATAATGCATACACCCCATACAACCAGTACAGTCCAAACAACACTTACAGTGCCAGCAATGAGGCCCCTGTGTATGGCTCTGGAGAAGAGCAGTATCAAGCAGCCATTAGGGCCAACCTGAATGATCAAG GTAGTGGACATGCTCCGAGAAGATCAAATTATGGATTTAACATTCCAACGGGACCTCTGACCCAGGAAGAGATAAGACAGCGAAGACTCAACCGCTTTGAGGGATAA
- the LOC121322872 gene encoding rhomboid-related protein 4-like isoform X2 — MRSRQRGVNLGLLLLISQLFRIGPSNVPPVTLATLGLNIYLFLAPQKQLLDVCISVQNAYIYKDWTRLIFSPFYHADDWHLYFNMVSLLWKGIKLERRLGSPWFAYIIGVFSLLTGVVYIMLEMVLTEFTKDRSYSRQCAVGFSGVLFALKVINNHYFPGGVAHVFGFPVANKYACWVELVAIHLVSPGTSFVGHLAGIVVGLLYTKGPLKKIMKICAGVVSSDGGYSRGYSGLRSLPRRSNAYNAYTPYNQYSPNNTYSASNEAPVYGSGEEQYQAAIRANLNDQGSGHAPRRSNYGFNIPTGPLTQEEIRQRRLNRFEG; from the exons ATGAGATCAAGACAAAGAGGAGTGAATCTGGGCTTGCTTCTGCTCATTTCCCAGCTCTTTCGAATAGGACCTAGTAATGTCCCCCCTGTAACTCTTGCTACTCTGGGGCTAAACATTTACCTTTTCCTGGCCCCTCAAAAGCAATTGCTGGACGTGTGCATCAGTGTACAGAATGCCTATATCTACAAGGACTGGACACGTCTTATCTTCTCCCCCTTTTACCATGCCGATGACTGGCATCTATACTTTAACATGGTGTCTTTGCTGTGGAAAGGAATAAAGCTAGAGAGAAGACTTGGCAGCCCATGGTTTGCCTACATCATTGGAGTTTTTTCTCTGCTGACTGGTGTTGTATACATCATGTTGGAAATGGTGTTAACTGAATTTACAAAGGATCGATCGTACAGTAGGCAGTGTGCAGTGGGTTTCTCAG gtgtCTTGTTTGCCTTGAAGGTGATAAACAACCATTATTTCCCAGGGGGTGTTGCACATGTGTTTGGATTCCCAGTTGCCAACAAGTATGCTTGCTGGGTTGAGCTTGTAGCTATTCATTTGGTTTCACCTGG GACTTCTTTTGTTGGGCATCTGGCAGGCATTGTTGTTGGACTGCTGTACACCAAAGGGCCTCTGAAAAAGATAATGAAAATATGTGCAG gagttGTGTCTTCTGATGGCGGTTATTCAAGAG GATACAGTGGATTGAGAAGTTTACCAAGAAGATCTAATGCATATAATGCATACACCCCATACAACCAGTACAGTCCAAACAACACTTACAGTGCCAGCAATGAGGCCCCTGTGTATGGCTCTGGAGAAGAGCAGTATCAAGCAGCCATTAGGGCCAACCTGAATGATCAAG GTAGTGGACATGCTCCGAGAAGATCAAATTATGGATTTAACATTCCAACGGGACCTCTGACCCAGGAAGAGATAAGACAGCGAAGACTCAACCGCTTTGAGGGATAA